From Denitrovibrio acetiphilus DSM 12809, the proteins below share one genomic window:
- the ablB gene encoding putative beta-lysine N-acetyltransferase — translation MDEIITVGNSQIQHGKHNDRAYILSFSEEDGNATVDIVELLARKQGYSKIIAKVPKTRVALFEKKNYVTEGQLENSMYEQYFFVAKYLSEKRRDVQNMDEIKDVISTALSCDSKETSGNFEIRSLNENDIDAQIAIYKTVFKSYPFPIYYRDFIMEMMDSHVTYYGVFENGEMIATSSAEVDNKSGLAEMTDFATLPEHRGKGFAVSLLQQMEKDLEQRGIRSFFTIARSVSYGMNKTFARCGYSYSGTLYNNTNINGDIESMNIWYKVI, via the coding sequence ATGGATGAAATAATCACCGTTGGAAATTCTCAGATCCAGCACGGGAAACATAACGACAGAGCCTATATATTAAGCTTTTCAGAAGAAGACGGGAATGCCACTGTCGATATAGTCGAACTTCTAGCGAGGAAACAGGGCTATTCCAAAATTATAGCGAAAGTGCCTAAGACAAGAGTTGCTCTCTTTGAAAAGAAGAATTATGTGACTGAAGGGCAGCTTGAAAACAGTATGTACGAGCAGTATTTCTTCGTTGCAAAATACCTCTCCGAAAAACGCAGAGATGTTCAGAATATGGACGAAATCAAAGATGTTATATCCACTGCATTATCCTGCGACAGTAAAGAAACTTCGGGAAACTTCGAGATAAGATCATTGAACGAAAACGACATCGACGCCCAGATAGCAATATATAAAACAGTTTTCAAATCTTATCCGTTCCCGATATACTACAGGGATTTTATAATGGAGATGATGGACAGTCACGTCACCTATTACGGCGTATTTGAAAATGGCGAGATGATAGCCACCTCCAGTGCCGAAGTTGACAACAAATCAGGTCTGGCGGAGATGACGGATTTTGCCACACTTCCCGAACACAGAGGGAAAGGCTTTGCGGTTTCACTCCTACAGCAGATGGAAAAAGACCTCGAACAGCGAGGCATAAGATCATTCTTCACTATTGCAAGGAGTGTCTCATACGGCATGAATAAAACTTTTGCCAGATGCGGTTACAGCTATAGCGGAACACTCTACAACAACACCAATATTAACGGCGATATAGAGAGTATGAATATCTGGTACAAAGTGATATAG
- the ablA gene encoding lysine 2,3-aminomutase, translating into MSIYTKSQQEIAENISSKAVIKDWKDWRWQFRHTIKTVEDFEDVLNISFSPEEKKEMKITLRKFPMAITPYYASLIDIENYKDDPVFKQSCCSTEELHVESYEMGDPLAEDSDSPVENLTHRYPDRVLFHVSNMCAMYCRHCTRKRKVGDQDHIPAKDSLIKGLEYIREHEEVRDVLLSGGDPFMLSDSAIEWLLDEISSIEHVEVIRIGTRMPVVLPYRITEDLIDILSKYDNLWINTHFNHPRELTDSSRQALKKLVKAGIPMGNQTVLLAGVNDCPYIMKSLMHKLVKNRVRPYYIYQCDLSEGLSHFRTPVSKGIEIIESLRGHTSGFAVPTYVIDAPGGGGKIPVTPNYVVSYATNKVILRNYEGVICTYKEPDSYEPVFCDRKCETCTLELKTEGREYLPPVGVEKLMADYDDETSLIPADNERIIRRNSNG; encoded by the coding sequence ATGAGTATTTATACTAAATCTCAACAGGAAATCGCAGAGAACATAAGTTCAAAAGCTGTCATAAAAGACTGGAAAGACTGGAGATGGCAGTTCAGACATACTATAAAAACCGTTGAAGACTTTGAAGATGTTCTGAACATCTCTTTTTCACCCGAAGAAAAGAAAGAGATGAAAATAACCCTCAGAAAATTCCCTATGGCTATAACACCTTACTATGCATCACTAATTGACATTGAAAACTATAAAGATGACCCCGTCTTTAAACAGTCATGCTGCTCCACAGAAGAACTGCATGTTGAGTCATACGAAATGGGTGACCCTCTGGCAGAGGATTCCGACAGCCCTGTTGAAAATTTAACACACAGATACCCCGACAGAGTTTTGTTCCATGTTAGCAACATGTGTGCAATGTATTGCCGCCACTGCACAAGAAAAAGAAAAGTCGGCGACCAGGATCATATCCCAGCTAAAGATTCCCTTATAAAAGGGCTTGAATATATAAGAGAACATGAAGAGGTGCGTGATGTACTGCTTTCCGGCGGAGACCCGTTCATGTTGTCAGACAGTGCCATAGAGTGGCTGCTTGACGAGATAAGCAGTATAGAGCATGTGGAGGTTATCAGGATTGGTACAAGAATGCCTGTCGTTCTTCCGTACAGAATTACTGAGGATCTGATCGACATTCTCAGTAAATATGACAACCTCTGGATAAATACTCACTTCAATCACCCCAGAGAACTTACTGACTCATCAAGACAGGCATTAAAAAAGCTTGTTAAGGCGGGAATCCCTATGGGCAATCAGACCGTTCTTCTCGCAGGTGTCAACGACTGTCCTTATATAATGAAATCTCTGATGCACAAGCTAGTGAAGAACAGGGTAAGACCTTATTACATATACCAATGTGATCTTTCTGAAGGGCTCTCACACTTCAGAACACCTGTCAGCAAAGGGATAGAGATAATCGAATCCCTGAGAGGACACACCAGCGGTTTTGCTGTGCCGACATATGTCATAGATGCACCTGGTGGCGGTGGAAAGATACCTGTCACGCCTAACTATGTGGTCAGCTACGCAACAAACAAGGTAATACTTCGAAACTATGAAGGTGTTATCTGCACATATAAAGAGCCGGACAGCTATGAACCTGTCTTTTGTGACAGAAAATGCGAAACATGCACTCTGGAACTAAAAACCGAAGGGAGGGAATACCTTCCACCGGTGGGTGTGGAAAAACTTATGGCTGACTATGATGATGAAACATCACTCATCCCCGCCGATAACGAAAGAATCATAAGGAGAAACTCAAATGGATGA
- a CDS encoding 4Fe-4S binding protein encodes MNKRRFFIQLIFLVVIITGGVRFMIYIQELKQGIMTGTRPGVVEGFLPISALMSFKKFIMTGAYDFIHPAGLTLFIFIILVSIIFKKSFCSHICPVGFISESISLLSKKIRINKYLFHILTVVKYGILGFFGYMILWQMSVRSIDSFLKAPFNIVADAKMMYFFMPPSRTTIIVLAVVLLLTLISKNVWCRLLCPYGALLGLISILSPFKVKRDASACVDCRKCTAVCPNDIQVHQKGRIDSPECFGCFDCVSNRHNDECLRVTGGLKHSYLPYIIAGLLAVTVISAMSAGYWKSSVSNEQYRRYLNVINQVGH; translated from the coding sequence ATGAATAAACGCAGATTTTTCATTCAGCTTATATTTCTGGTTGTGATTATTACTGGCGGAGTCAGATTTATGATTTACATCCAAGAACTTAAGCAAGGTATCATGACCGGTACAAGACCGGGGGTTGTTGAGGGATTTCTACCTATCAGTGCTCTTATGTCATTTAAAAAGTTCATTATGACGGGTGCATATGACTTCATACACCCAGCGGGACTGACACTTTTTATATTTATTATTCTGGTGAGTATTATATTTAAAAAGAGTTTCTGCAGTCATATATGCCCTGTGGGTTTTATTTCAGAAAGTATATCGCTCTTAAGTAAAAAAATCAGAATCAATAAGTATCTGTTTCATATACTCACCGTTGTGAAGTACGGGATTCTTGGTTTTTTCGGCTACATGATCCTATGGCAGATGTCTGTCAGGTCAATTGACTCATTCCTTAAAGCACCTTTTAATATAGTGGCAGATGCTAAGATGATGTATTTTTTTATGCCTCCGTCGAGAACCACTATTATTGTGCTCGCTGTGGTGCTTCTTCTGACACTTATTTCAAAGAATGTGTGGTGCAGGCTGCTCTGTCCCTATGGAGCTTTGCTTGGACTGATCTCTATTTTATCGCCGTTCAAAGTTAAGCGTGATGCGTCCGCATGCGTGGATTGCCGGAAGTGCACAGCCGTATGTCCCAATGATATTCAGGTGCACCAGAAGGGGCGAATTGACAGCCCTGAATGTTTTGGTTGTTTCGACTGTGTTTCAAACAGGCATAATGACGAGTGCCTTAGGGTTACGGGTGGTTTGAAACATTCTTATCTACCTTATATCATTGCCGGACTGCTCGCTGTGACCGTTATTTCCGCCATGTCGGCAGGTTATTGGAAATCATCAGTCAGCAACGAACAGTACAGGCGGTATCTTAATGTTATCAATCAGGTTGGGCATTAA
- a CDS encoding M3 family metallopeptidase produces the protein MFVNYRTDILENAVAELKGMLDTNRQKIKELLNSNNKTYKGFIRPLTELGSHINEFFTPVYLLNSVNNSDKTQEVFNACIPLLTEYQTELGQSTELYEAVKAVAETEKGHLNQTQKKVMDDMLKEFRLSGVHLPSDHKKRLMEINLELSRLSTDFSQNVLKDTDSFEIFLDKPEDVEGIPAPDLKAAKCENGWTFTLKMPSYIAYMTYGPNREIREKLYKAYTTRAPQNSEIIEKTLKLKKEKAQILGFEKFSDLSLETKNADSPETVIAFLNDLAEKAYKQAEQETNELRALSGLKDIQAYDAGFYSEKLRLQKCGYDEQLYRPYFELNNVVSGLFTFIEKIFGISFKKTDVPVWHESVKAYDISRNGETFARIYTDLTFRKGKRDGAWMNDWQVRHLDKDDKMHPATAMICANFPQEKADSPSLLGHREVVTLFHETGHALHHLLSEIDEVDVSGTNGVEWDVIEFPSQFLELFAYNPDVLKMFARHYETGEIIPDEMIEKLDCVRTFMSATALLRQLEFGLFDMNIHADALTAEQVQKELDKVREKTSMIKPPSYNKFQNGFSHIFGGGYAAGYYSYKWAERLSCDAYRIFLENGVFDKKTGESFLSNILSKGGSADPIELFKKFSGREPDNKSLLIINGINPA, from the coding sequence ATGTTTGTAAACTATAGAACTGATATTTTGGAAAATGCTGTTGCCGAACTCAAAGGAATGCTTGATACAAACAGGCAGAAGATTAAAGAGCTTTTAAACAGCAATAACAAAACCTACAAAGGATTTATACGCCCTCTGACAGAACTTGGCTCACATATAAACGAATTTTTCACCCCTGTATACCTGCTCAACAGTGTAAATAATTCTGACAAAACCCAGGAGGTATTCAACGCATGTATCCCCCTGCTGACAGAATATCAGACAGAACTGGGGCAGAGTACAGAGCTTTATGAAGCAGTGAAGGCTGTAGCAGAAACAGAAAAAGGACATCTCAACCAAACACAGAAAAAAGTCATGGACGATATGCTGAAAGAATTCCGGCTTTCCGGCGTTCACCTTCCGTCAGACCATAAAAAAAGGCTGATGGAGATCAATCTGGAGTTAAGCCGACTCAGTACGGATTTTAGTCAGAATGTCCTTAAAGATACGGACAGCTTTGAAATATTTTTAGACAAACCTGAAGATGTCGAAGGCATCCCAGCCCCCGACCTTAAAGCTGCAAAATGTGAGAACGGCTGGACGTTTACTCTAAAAATGCCTAGCTATATCGCCTATATGACTTACGGCCCCAATAGAGAAATACGAGAAAAGCTTTACAAAGCTTACACAACGAGGGCACCGCAGAACAGTGAAATCATAGAAAAGACACTAAAACTTAAAAAAGAGAAGGCACAGATTTTGGGCTTCGAAAAATTCAGCGACCTTTCGCTGGAAACCAAAAATGCGGACTCGCCTGAAACAGTCATAGCTTTTCTTAATGATCTCGCAGAAAAAGCGTATAAACAAGCTGAACAGGAGACTAACGAACTACGGGCATTGTCCGGTCTGAAGGACATTCAGGCATATGATGCAGGTTTCTACTCCGAAAAGCTGCGCCTCCAGAAATGCGGTTATGACGAGCAGCTGTACAGACCGTATTTTGAACTGAACAATGTAGTCAGCGGGCTATTTACTTTTATCGAAAAGATATTCGGCATCAGTTTCAAAAAAACTGACGTTCCAGTATGGCACGAAAGTGTCAAAGCATATGACATAAGCAGAAACGGAGAAACATTTGCGAGGATATACACAGACCTGACCTTTCGCAAAGGCAAACGTGACGGCGCATGGATGAACGACTGGCAGGTAAGACATCTTGACAAAGATGATAAAATGCACCCCGCCACAGCAATGATTTGCGCTAACTTCCCACAGGAGAAAGCCGACTCCCCTTCACTGCTTGGGCACCGTGAGGTTGTCACCCTCTTTCACGAAACAGGACACGCCCTTCACCACCTGCTCAGCGAAATTGACGAAGTTGATGTCAGCGGCACAAACGGTGTTGAATGGGATGTTATTGAGTTTCCTTCACAATTTCTGGAACTTTTCGCATACAATCCTGATGTCCTTAAAATGTTTGCAAGACATTACGAAACAGGAGAAATCATCCCTGATGAAATGATAGAGAAGCTCGATTGTGTGCGCACGTTCATGTCTGCAACAGCTCTTCTGCGGCAGCTTGAATTCGGACTTTTCGACATGAACATCCACGCAGACGCACTGACAGCAGAGCAGGTTCAGAAAGAGCTGGACAAAGTACGCGAAAAAACATCGATGATCAAACCACCTTCATATAACAAATTCCAGAACGGCTTCAGCCATATTTTCGGAGGCGGATACGCAGCCGGATACTACAGCTATAAATGGGCTGAGAGATTGTCATGCGACGCCTATAGGATATTTCTTGAAAACGGCGTTTTTGACAAAAAAACCGGAGAAAGTTTTTTGAGTAACATCCTGAGCAAGGGCGGCTCTGCTGACCCTATCGAACTTTTCAAAAAGTTCTCAGGCAGAGAGCCGGATAACAAAAGCCTGTTAATCATAAACGGCATCAATCCCGCTTAA
- a CDS encoding Crp/Fnr family transcriptional regulator codes for MTLAERLADLIIFETANERDLERLASFCKVKKFLRDEVVFHKGDVGTDLYAVLSGVFRVVIIDDKGDEIILAPVKPGEVVGEMSMIDGLGRTGTLIADVESEIALIPRKAFNEIMQKDFNVTLYLLETLTERLRKADELIESLAFLNVKERITKYLIESIVKGTEAKDGYFQIKKYTHQELSNLIGASRESVTKCLKILTLEGVVKIKQDCMLIKEPTMIF; via the coding sequence GTGACACTAGCAGAACGTCTGGCAGATTTGATTATTTTTGAAACAGCGAACGAGCGTGATCTTGAAAGGCTTGCAAGCTTTTGTAAGGTCAAAAAGTTTTTAAGAGACGAGGTCGTGTTTCACAAAGGTGATGTAGGAACCGATCTATACGCTGTCCTTTCAGGTGTTTTTCGTGTTGTAATAATCGACGACAAAGGGGACGAAATTATTCTCGCACCTGTTAAACCCGGTGAAGTTGTTGGTGAAATGAGCATGATAGACGGGCTCGGGAGAACAGGAACACTGATAGCTGACGTAGAGTCTGAAATTGCCCTTATACCCAGAAAGGCATTCAACGAGATCATGCAGAAAGACTTCAACGTGACATTGTACCTGCTGGAGACACTAACTGAAAGGCTCCGCAAAGCTGATGAACTCATAGAATCCCTCGCTTTTCTTAATGTAAAAGAGAGGATTACGAAATATCTTATAGAATCCATAGTCAAAGGCACAGAGGCCAAAGACGGCTATTTCCAAATCAAGAAATACACCCATCAGGAGCTTTCGAATCTCATAGGTGCATCAAGGGAATCTGTCACAAAATGCCTCAAAATCCTCACTCTGGAAGGGGTAGTAAAAATAAAGCAGGACTGCATGCTCATCAAAGAGCCGACTATGATTTTTTAA
- the ispG gene encoding flavodoxin-dependent (E)-4-hydroxy-3-methylbut-2-enyl-diphosphate synthase, which produces MIYRKKTRQVNVGSVTIGGNAPVSIQSMTNTDTRNTEATISQIKALTDAGCEIVRCAVIDQQAAKAFRTIKDMSQIPVIADIHFDHKLAIAAMENGADAVRINPGNIGSSAKVKAVVECAKANSCSIRIGVNAGSLEKDLLKKYGVCADSLVRSAEKHVKQLESFGFNDIKVSLKASSVPLTYQAYKKFSQTSDYPLHIGVTEAGTFFAGSIKSSAGIGALLLEGIGDTFRISLTGDPVEEIRVGWQLLNALGIRRRGPEIISCPTCGRTEIELVKLAEEVERRSANLKSTISIAVMGCAVNGPGEAREADYGIAGGRGVGLIFKKGEIIKKVSEEMIIDELFGILKTDNVE; this is translated from the coding sequence ATGATATACAGAAAAAAGACCAGACAGGTTAATGTTGGCAGTGTGACTATCGGTGGGAACGCTCCGGTAAGCATACAGTCCATGACGAATACAGACACCAGAAACACAGAAGCAACCATCAGCCAGATAAAAGCACTAACAGATGCAGGCTGCGAAATAGTCCGCTGTGCGGTTATAGATCAGCAGGCAGCAAAGGCTTTCAGAACTATAAAAGACATGTCGCAGATTCCTGTTATTGCAGACATTCACTTTGACCACAAACTTGCTATAGCTGCTATGGAAAACGGAGCGGATGCGGTTCGGATAAACCCCGGCAACATCGGCAGCAGCGCAAAAGTGAAAGCTGTAGTCGAATGCGCAAAGGCAAATAGCTGCTCCATAAGAATCGGAGTTAATGCAGGCTCACTGGAAAAGGATCTGTTGAAAAAATATGGAGTATGTGCCGATTCACTTGTCAGGTCAGCCGAGAAACATGTAAAACAGCTTGAATCATTCGGATTCAACGACATAAAGGTATCACTTAAGGCAAGCAGTGTTCCGCTAACTTATCAGGCTTATAAAAAATTTTCCCAAACCTCTGACTATCCACTGCATATAGGCGTAACAGAAGCAGGTACTTTTTTCGCCGGAAGTATAAAATCTTCCGCCGGCATAGGAGCTCTTCTTCTGGAAGGCATAGGCGATACGTTCCGTATTTCACTAACAGGTGACCCTGTTGAAGAGATCCGTGTCGGGTGGCAGCTTCTGAATGCTCTCGGCATCAGGCGAAGAGGACCAGAGATAATATCATGCCCAACCTGCGGACGCACTGAGATAGAGCTTGTCAAACTTGCCGAAGAAGTGGAAAGAAGGTCTGCAAACCTCAAAAGCACAATAAGCATAGCCGTCATGGGCTGCGCTGTTAATGGCCCCGGTGAAGCAAGAGAAGCAGACTACGGCATTGCCGGCGGACGGGGGGTAGGACTCATATTCAAAAAAGGGGAGATCATAAAAAAAGTTTCGGAAGAGATGATAATTGACGAACTTTTTGGTATCTTGAAAACAGATAACGTCGAATAA
- a CDS encoding phosphomannomutase/phosphoglucomutase, translated as MLRGKDIFRKYDIRGVYGKTLNCNTAESAAKAFATQVISETGEKHPTLSVGRDVRESSSDLFEAVCNGLTSSGVNVVDLGVCPSPLAYFSMYSEQTDGYIMITGSHNPPEFNGIKVGTKNTVYHSEKIEQIYTDIIMKNFPKTDKKGFIRIADIKIDYINYLNEHFKALKDQIKKLSYIPKIVIDAGSGTASDIAPVIFKNLGVEVHELYCTPDGSFPGHHPDPTVESNMAEAKELLLKIGADFAVGFDGDADRLGALDNKGRMMWGDQLIGVFAHDIAQHNQGRKIVADVKASKGLYEHIEAIGMVPVMYLSGHSMIKEKMKQEKAVLGGEMSSHFFFADRYFGFDDGIYASVRLLEAYVKMLTNGTIRCSADMTDIIPAYINTPEIRKKCQDEVKFQIIKELERKFIKYLRDNTYEITDIISIDGLRITFDSGWALIRASNTEPLLVTRYEAVSKKDLHNIRQIVEREIKETKYDIQKKDQTG; from the coding sequence ATGTTGCGTGGCAAAGACATTTTTCGTAAGTATGACATACGAGGCGTTTACGGAAAAACTCTCAATTGCAATACCGCTGAATCAGCGGCAAAAGCATTTGCTACTCAGGTTATATCCGAAACCGGGGAAAAACACCCAACTCTCTCTGTCGGGCGGGATGTAAGAGAGTCATCCTCAGACCTCTTCGAGGCTGTCTGCAACGGGCTTACCTCTTCGGGGGTAAATGTTGTCGATCTTGGTGTATGCCCCTCCCCTCTGGCGTATTTCAGCATGTACAGCGAACAGACAGACGGTTATATAATGATTACCGGAAGCCATAACCCGCCGGAGTTCAACGGCATAAAAGTCGGCACCAAAAATACTGTCTATCACTCAGAAAAGATAGAACAGATATACACAGATATCATAATGAAAAACTTCCCTAAAACTGATAAAAAAGGATTTATCCGAATTGCAGACATAAAAATAGATTACATAAATTACCTGAACGAACATTTCAAAGCTCTTAAAGACCAGATCAAAAAACTTTCTTACATTCCCAAAATAGTAATTGATGCAGGCAGCGGAACTGCTTCGGACATCGCTCCGGTCATCTTCAAAAATTTGGGAGTGGAAGTTCACGAACTTTACTGCACACCTGACGGTTCATTTCCCGGTCATCACCCCGACCCCACTGTTGAAAGCAATATGGCAGAAGCAAAAGAGCTTCTGTTAAAGATCGGGGCTGACTTCGCTGTCGGCTTTGACGGTGATGCGGACAGGCTTGGCGCCCTCGACAACAAAGGGCGTATGATGTGGGGAGACCAGCTCATAGGTGTATTTGCACATGATATAGCCCAGCATAATCAGGGTAGAAAAATTGTCGCTGATGTTAAGGCGAGCAAAGGGCTTTATGAGCACATTGAAGCTATCGGGATGGTTCCTGTGATGTACCTGTCAGGACATTCTATGATTAAAGAAAAGATGAAACAGGAGAAAGCTGTCCTCGGCGGTGAAATGAGCTCCCATTTTTTCTTTGCAGACAGATATTTTGGCTTCGATGACGGCATATATGCATCTGTCAGACTCCTCGAAGCATACGTAAAGATGCTCACAAACGGGACAATCAGATGCTCTGCCGACATGACAGATATAATCCCCGCATACATAAACACTCCGGAGATAAGAAAAAAGTGTCAGGATGAAGTTAAATTTCAGATTATCAAAGAACTCGAAAGAAAATTCATAAAATATCTGCGTGACAATACTTATGAAATAACAGATATTATCAGCATAGACGGATTGCGCATAACCTTTGATAGCGGGTGGGCGCTTATAAGAGCAAGCAACACAGAACCCCTTCTCGTTACCAGATATGAGGCTGTCAGCAAAAAAGATCTGCACAACATAAGACAAATAGTTGAAAGAGAGATTAAAGAAACTAAATATGATATACAGAAAAAAGACCAGACAGGTTAA
- a CDS encoding ATP-binding protein, with the protein MKKLTCFINDSKLLEKIKDFCAREKFIADIINSAQQFEYDAASVVYITDMTSEISIDGLKDIPVCFIGSEKLNRRDLYKLPKDFEYIHLRCLVDAVTHSGCFEFAAVSAFPVCLSKTFKIKNDIFNIEKVVFSLTKDFVYFLDFSSLEKVRVGLSEMLTNAIEHGNMGITGDDKLHATESGTYYDLVNEKLSTPSIMKKLVTFTYTINKEGINMSIEDEGKGFKADSLPDPTDPESLLKLHGRGILITRMYFDEVKYNDKGNKVNLSKRF; encoded by the coding sequence ATGAAAAAACTAACATGTTTTATTAATGATAGCAAGCTTTTAGAGAAGATAAAGGACTTTTGCGCCCGTGAAAAGTTTATAGCTGATATCATCAATAGCGCGCAGCAGTTTGAATATGATGCCGCCTCTGTGGTCTATATTACTGATATGACCTCAGAAATTTCCATTGATGGTCTGAAGGATATTCCGGTGTGTTTTATCGGCTCTGAAAAGCTCAACAGGCGGGACTTGTATAAGCTGCCGAAGGATTTTGAGTACATACATCTACGGTGTCTCGTAGATGCTGTAACTCATTCAGGCTGCTTTGAATTTGCCGCAGTGTCTGCTTTTCCTGTCTGTCTCAGTAAAACTTTTAAAATCAAAAATGATATTTTTAACATTGAAAAGGTTGTTTTTTCACTTACTAAAGATTTTGTTTATTTTCTGGATTTTTCATCTCTGGAAAAAGTGCGTGTGGGGCTGTCTGAAATGCTTACTAATGCCATTGAGCACGGAAATATGGGCATTACAGGTGACGACAAACTTCATGCGACGGAATCAGGAACTTATTACGATCTGGTTAACGAGAAACTGTCAACCCCTTCGATAATGAAAAAACTTGTTACTTTTACCTACACTATCAACAAAGAAGGCATTAATATGTCTATTGAGGATGAAGGGAAAGGGTTCAAGGCTGATAGCCTGCCTGACCCTACTGACCCTGAAAGTCTTCTGAAACTTCATGGCAGAGGTATTCTTATAACCAGAATGTACTTTGATGAAGTTAAATATAATGACAAAGGGAACAAGGTTAATTTATCAAAGAGGTTCTGA
- a CDS encoding MBL fold metallo-hydrolase, with translation MLHLLGTRGTLPVAGQSFVKYGGNTTCLMAPIDNESCLVFDGGTGLSSLNNYKNFNEYHIFLSHLHWDHIVGMPVFKAFYNSSKRIHIYLENKVEMESTDILDVLFKPPFFPVPKSKLMGDIRIHLVDSGDQFRFGAISVHAANGNHPDGVLMHKIIFPDKKILFTSDFEHGTEKDDFLIEFARGCDYLIFDTTYTPEEYAGKCGHMSKVGWGHSTFRHGIDFAKKAGVDNLILFHHNPEYNDIMLDEIGIRARREFKNSFVAYDGMII, from the coding sequence ATGCTCCATTTGCTGGGAACTAGGGGGACTTTGCCTGTTGCCGGACAAAGTTTCGTTAAATACGGCGGCAACACAACTTGCCTAATGGCTCCTATTGACAACGAAAGCTGTCTCGTATTCGACGGAGGAACGGGTCTCTCAAGTCTTAATAACTATAAAAATTTCAATGAATATCATATATTTCTTTCCCATCTCCACTGGGACCATATTGTAGGTATGCCTGTTTTCAAGGCTTTTTACAACTCCTCAAAGCGTATACATATATATCTGGAAAATAAAGTTGAGATGGAATCCACAGATATTCTTGATGTCCTTTTTAAGCCTCCGTTTTTCCCGGTTCCTAAAAGTAAGCTGATGGGTGATATCCGTATCCATCTTGTTGACAGCGGAGATCAGTTCCGGTTTGGCGCAATCAGTGTCCATGCGGCAAATGGAAACCACCCTGACGGTGTGCTGATGCATAAGATTATTTTTCCTGATAAGAAAATACTTTTTACGTCAGATTTTGAACACGGTACTGAAAAAGATGACTTTCTCATTGAGTTTGCCAGAGGGTGCGATTATCTGATATTTGATACGACATATACCCCTGAGGAATATGCCGGTAAATGCGGGCACATGTCTAAGGTAGGGTGGGGACACTCCACATTCAGGCATGGTATTGATTTTGCCAAAAAAGCTGGAGTGGATAATCTCATACTTTTTCATCATAACCCTGAGTATAATGACATTATGCTGGACGAAATAGGGATTCGTGCCCGCAGGGAATTTAAAAACTCTTTTGTCGCTTATGACGGTATGATTATCTGA
- a CDS encoding MarR family winged helix-turn-helix transcriptional regulator translates to MKHTKAGKLYTDIVLEVFKLNGLLIAEGDKLVKEFGLTSARWKVLGALALTGEPLTVSRIAVKMGQTRQGVQRIADVMETEGLITYVNNPYHKKARLVKLTEKGTDLYSKADDKQIDWSNTLADNIDIVDAETALKVLRAVYCGLQG, encoded by the coding sequence ATGAAACATACAAAAGCTGGTAAACTATATACAGATATCGTACTTGAGGTATTTAAGCTGAATGGGCTTCTTATTGCAGAAGGTGATAAGCTCGTAAAAGAATTTGGGCTGACCAGTGCACGCTGGAAAGTATTGGGAGCGCTTGCATTGACCGGAGAACCGCTGACAGTCTCCAGAATCGCCGTAAAAATGGGTCAGACAAGACAGGGAGTGCAGAGGATAGCAGATGTGATGGAGACGGAAGGACTCATTACATACGTAAATAATCCTTATCACAAAAAAGCCAGACTTGTTAAACTTACAGAGAAGGGGACAGATTTATACTCTAAGGCAGACGATAAACAGATAGACTGGTCAAATACTCTTGCAGATAACATAGATATTGTGGATGCCGAAACAGCTCTTAAAGTTCTACGTGCTGTCTACTGCGGTCTTCAGGGATAA